One window of the Vicinamibacterales bacterium genome contains the following:
- a CDS encoding MBOAT family O-acyltransferase, which translates to MSFVSWAFVILFLIVFAARLTVGRRKIETAYVAVLLVSSTIFYAWHVPIYILVLVTSAGVDFLAALALERVPVTAVTRRRWILAVSLGVNLGLLGFFKYSNLLIDTTVRAASALGYRLEPPEVSLILPMGISFYTFQSMSYTIDVYRGLLKPQRSFKSFFLYIIFFPQLVAGPIVRAVDFLPQMPRPRRLRLRVFYEGVWLIIVGFFLKMVCADNLAVYVDEYWDLGYREQANAGFTLWLALMFSGQIFADFAGYSSIARGLAYLLGYRLPVNFNAPYVAGSLKNFWERWHITLSSWLRDYLYVPLGGNRRGRVRTYVNLLLVMVLGGLWHGAAYTYIVWGAIHGVALAVERALGLQHDRGLGRFGGVRLVWFGVTQCVVLCAWVFFRSSSFANASTFMANIATMDLVRPAGWMWVGTLFLLPLVIHHAWVWAEERGTVPSLPAAARASLAAVMVYGIVTLYAGTSDFIYFQF; encoded by the coding sequence GTGAGTTTCGTTTCGTGGGCCTTCGTCATCCTGTTTCTCATCGTCTTCGCGGCGCGGCTGACGGTCGGGCGCCGCAAGATCGAAACCGCTTACGTCGCGGTGCTCCTCGTCTCCAGCACCATCTTCTACGCGTGGCACGTGCCGATCTACATCCTCGTGCTGGTGACCAGCGCGGGCGTGGACTTCCTGGCGGCGCTCGCGCTGGAACGGGTACCGGTCACCGCCGTCACCAGACGACGGTGGATTCTCGCCGTGTCGCTTGGCGTCAACCTTGGATTGCTGGGATTCTTCAAGTATTCCAACCTGCTGATCGATACGACGGTCCGGGCCGCGTCGGCACTCGGCTATCGCCTCGAGCCGCCGGAGGTATCGCTGATCCTGCCGATGGGCATCAGCTTCTACACCTTCCAGTCGATGTCGTACACGATTGACGTGTACCGCGGCTTGCTGAAGCCGCAGCGCAGCTTCAAGTCCTTCTTCCTCTACATCATCTTCTTCCCGCAACTGGTGGCCGGTCCCATTGTGCGGGCGGTGGACTTCCTGCCGCAGATGCCGCGGCCGCGCCGGCTTCGATTGCGCGTTTTCTACGAGGGTGTCTGGCTGATCATCGTCGGCTTCTTCCTGAAGATGGTGTGCGCCGACAACCTGGCCGTCTACGTGGACGAGTATTGGGATCTTGGCTATCGGGAGCAGGCGAACGCCGGCTTCACCTTGTGGCTGGCGCTGATGTTCTCGGGGCAGATCTTCGCGGACTTTGCCGGCTACTCCAGCATCGCGAGGGGTCTGGCCTACCTCCTTGGCTACCGCCTGCCGGTCAACTTCAACGCTCCCTACGTCGCGGGTTCCCTGAAGAACTTCTGGGAGCGATGGCATATCACGCTGTCGAGCTGGTTACGCGACTACCTCTATGTGCCGCTCGGCGGCAACCGGCGCGGACGGGTGCGGACTTACGTCAACTTGCTGCTGGTCATGGTGCTCGGCGGCCTCTGGCACGGCGCGGCCTACACCTACATCGTCTGGGGCGCCATCCACGGCGTGGCACTGGCGGTCGAACGCGCCCTGGGGCTGCAACACGACCGGGGCCTCGGCCGCTTCGGCGGGGTGCGGCTGGTGTGGTTCGGCGTGACCCAGTGCGTGGTCCTGTGTGCGTGGGTCTTCTTCCGCAGTTCGTCGTTCGCGAACGCCAGCACGTTCATGGCCAACATCGCCACGATGGACCTGGTGAGGCCTGCCGGCTGGATGTGGGTGGGAACCCTCTTCCTGCTCCCGCTCGTGATCCACCACGCCTGGGTCTGGGCCGAAGAGCGAGGCACCGTGCCGTCGTTGCCGGCGGCCGCGCGCGCGTCCCTGGCCGCGGTGATGGTCTACGGAATCGTGACGCTCTACGCCGGCACCAGCGATTTCATCTACTTCCAGTTCTAG
- a CDS encoding GDSL-type esterase/lipase family protein codes for MPKVDSRVMRLLSLMFVVAVVSGCNSSAPSTPTAPTPPPTPPPVVVVPDPPTVVCPSAVSSTTTGTALAVSYTTPSAEGGQAPVTVACAPASGSTFPIGANEVRCTATDSLNRSASCVFGVTVSRLATISKTKFLAFGDSITVGTVSTLNPSGDPPYINTDVPGASYPTVLRQLLAARYASQAITMINEGKGGERAVDGVGRASSVFNANRPEVALIMDGYNDLGAGEAGIDPAIAAINDMVKDARFRGARVFVATLTPPPVNVNRGISNTTIVRFNDKLKIMARGENAVLVDVYAAWASDPNRYNSADGRHPNEAGYRKIAETFFAAIQAELEVK; via the coding sequence TTGCCGAAAGTCGACAGCCGCGTGATGCGCCTGTTGTCCCTCATGTTCGTCGTCGCGGTCGTGTCAGGCTGCAATTCGAGCGCCCCGAGCACCCCGACCGCGCCCACCCCTCCGCCCACTCCGCCCCCGGTCGTGGTGGTGCCTGATCCCCCGACCGTGGTGTGCCCGTCCGCGGTGTCATCGACGACCACCGGGACCGCGCTGGCCGTCAGCTACACGACGCCGTCGGCCGAGGGGGGGCAGGCGCCGGTGACCGTGGCCTGCGCGCCGGCGTCGGGCTCGACGTTCCCGATTGGCGCGAACGAGGTGCGGTGCACGGCGACCGACTCGCTCAACCGATCGGCGTCGTGCGTGTTCGGCGTGACCGTCTCGCGCCTGGCCACCATCAGCAAGACCAAGTTCCTCGCCTTCGGTGACAGCATCACGGTTGGTACTGTGTCCACGCTCAACCCGTCGGGCGATCCGCCCTACATCAACACCGATGTGCCGGGCGCGTCGTACCCGACCGTGCTGCGGCAGTTGCTCGCGGCGCGGTACGCCTCCCAGGCCATCACCATGATCAACGAAGGGAAAGGCGGCGAGAGGGCGGTGGACGGGGTCGGCCGGGCTTCCAGCGTATTCAACGCGAATCGCCCCGAGGTGGCCTTGATCATGGACGGCTACAACGACCTCGGCGCCGGGGAAGCCGGTATTGACCCGGCCATCGCGGCCATCAACGACATGGTGAAGGACGCCCGCTTTCGCGGGGCGCGGGTGTTCGTGGCGACGCTGACGCCGCCGCCGGTGAATGTGAACCGCGGGATTTCCAATACGACCATCGTGCGGTTCAACGACAAGCTCAAGATCATGGCGCGCGGCGAGAACGCCGTGCTGGTGGACGTCTACGCCGCGTGGGCCAGCGACCCCAACCGCTATAACAGCGCCGACGGGCGGCACCCGAACGAAGCGGGCTACCGAAAGATCGCGGAAACCTTCTTCGCCGCCATTCAGGCCGAATTGGAGGTCAAATGA